Genomic segment of Desulfuromonas sp.:
GGGCAGGAATCCGAACGGAGCGACGACACCGTCGCGATTAAAAGCGACAACATCCTTACCGATACCACGCAGGGCGAGAGTCAGGGCGAGGGTTGATGCATAGGCATCACCGTCAGGGCTTTCATGCGATGCGACAAGAAAGCGGCCATTGGCGTCAATAACGTCAAGAATCGCTTTGATCGTCGTTTTGCTCATCAGCAATATCCTTCAACAGTGTGTCGATATGGTTTCCGTAATCGATCGACTTGTCATATTTGAAAATCAGTTCCGGGACCTGGCGCAAGCTCAGCTTTTGAGCGAGCTGGCGGCGAATAAAAGTTTTTGCCTTTTCAATCCCCTGTGCCGTTCTGGCCCGGGTTTCTTCATCGCCGATGACAGTATAATAGACCTTCGCAATCCCGAGATCGGCAGTCACATCAACGGCAGTCAGGGTAACATAACCGATTCGCGGATCTTTCAACCCATTAATGAAGATCACTGAAAGCTCTTTGAGGATAGCCTCACCGACGCGGTGTGAACGTTTAAATTCCAAAACAACCTCTTGTTCAGTAGTGAAAAATATCAGTAGACCGGGTGCATATTTCCGCTAACCCGGTCCGTATGATTTCAGATTCAATTTTTTCAAACAATGCATCGAATGATTCATCATCGCTGCCGGTTATGACAAAACCGATCTCGGATCGCTGCCACGGGTCATGCAGGCCGGTTTCGGCACAGGAGACCGGGAAACGTTCCCGGCAGCGGCCGAGAATCTTGCGGACAACCGAGCGCTTCTCTTTTAAACTCTGCGGCGAGTAAAGCTGTAATTCAATACGCAGAACACCGACGATCATCGATTAACCCCGCTAGAGGGTTGACTTAATCTCTTCCATCTCATAGGCCTCGATAATATCGCCAACCTTGATGTCGTTATAATTTTCGAGACCGAGACCGCACTCGTATCCGGCCTGAACCTCCTTGACATCATCCTTGAAGCGCTTCAGTGAGTTGAGGCTTCCTTCCCAGATGACAATACTATCACGAACCAGGCGTGCCTTGGCATTGCGCATGACCTTGCCGTCGAGGACATAACAGCCGGCGATCGTTCCGACCTTGGAAACGTGGAAGGTCTCGCGGACCTCGATTCGACCCATTGCCTTTTCCTGGAAGGTCGGGGCAAGCAGACCCTCCATGGCGTTCCGGATGTCATCAACCGCATCATAAATGATGTTGTAAAGGCGAATATCAACACCCTCTTTTTCGGCAAGTACTGTTGCCTTCCCCTCGGGTCTTACATTGAAACCGAGGACGATCGCATTCGATGCCGAAGCGAGAGTAATATCGCTTTCGGTAATACCACCGACAGCGGTATGAATGACAATGAGTCGGCAGTTATCGGTCGAAAGTTTATTGAGAGAATCCTTGACCGCCTCGACCGAGCCCTGTACGTCAGCCTTGATGATTGTCTTGAGTTCCTTGACATCACCCTGTTGAATTTGCGCATAGAGTTGTTCGAGAGAAACTTTGCTGCTCTGCGCCATTTCAGCTTCACGGAGTTTCTGTTGCCGATGTTGAGCGACGTCCTTGGCGGTTTTCTCATCTTCAACAGCGTGCAGATTGTCACCTGCATCCGGAACTCCGGAAAGACCGGTTACCTCAACCGGACAGGAGGGACCGGCCTTCTCGACTGTTTTGCCGAGATCGTCGACCATGGTCCGGACCCTGCCATAATGCACGCCGGTTACGACCGGATCGCCGATTTTGAGAGTCCCCTCCTGAACCAGAATAGTAGCTACCGGACCGCGCCCCTTGTCGAGACGTGCTTCGACTACTGTTCCTTTGGCTTTTTTGTTCGGATTCGCCTTGAGTTCTAAAACCTCGGCCTGCAGAAGAATCATTTCAAGCAGCTGATCGAGATTGGTCTGTTGCTTAGCTGAGACTTCAACAAAGATCGTATCGCCGCCCCAATCTTCCGGCACCAGCTCGTAATCGGCAAGCTCCTGCTTGACCCGGTCGGGGTTGGCATCCGGCTTGTCGATCTTGTTAACAGCAACGATAAGCGGTACACCGGCGGCCCGGGCATGATTGATCGCCTCCTTGGTCTGCGGCATCACGCCATCATCGGCGGCGACAACGAGGACTACGATATCTGTTACCTGGGCGCCACGTGAACGCATCGCGGTGAACGCTTCGTGACCGGGTGTATCGAGAAAGGCAATCTTGCGACCGTTAATTTCAACTTCATAAGCACCGATATGCTGGGTGATGCCACCGGCTTCGCCTTCGGTTACGCTCGTCGCCCGAACCGCGTCGAGCAGTGAGGTCTTGCCGTGGTCGACATGGCCCATAATGGTTACAACCGGTGAGCGCTCTTCCAGGTCTTCAACGCTGTCCTCTTCTTTATTAGTGGCAATATCCGATTTCTCGAGGATAGTCTCTTCATCAAAGGCAATATTTTCTACTTCATAACTAAACTCGGAAGCAAGCAACGCGGCTGTTTCGAAATCGAGAGGATGATTGATCGTGACCATCTGACCCTGATTCATCAGCTCCCGAATCAGGTCATTGGCCTTGACTCCCATTCTTTTTGCCAGTTCACCAACTGTGATGACATCACTGATCTTGATAATCCGCTTGATCGCCTTGCTGACGGTAATTTCGGTCTTTTTCGCCGGCTTCGCCTGTCGCCGATTCTTCTTGTTGCGACCGAAGTCACGATCCGGCTCAAAAACTTCACGCCGACCGCGCCGCCGCGGCTTCTCACCGGGCCCAAAATCGACCCGCTCCTTACCTTTTTTCCGTTTTTTGCCACGCCCTTCTTTCTCCGGTGGTGGAACTTCACCGGGACCGGGACCGGTTCCGGGTGCAGCAGCGGCAGCTGCCGCCGGACGACCTGATGGCTTCTTGCGGTCTGGACTTGCAGGTCTACGCGGCTTTTTCTCGGCCGGGGTCGGCAGTTCGACGCGCCCGAGAATCTTGGCCTGATTCGGGCTTGCCTTAGTCACCTTTTCCGGTTTGGTCGGAGCCTCGGTTTCTTTCTGCTCCTGACTCTCCTCAGCCTCCGATTCATCGGTCTTCTCTGCCTTTTCTTCAGCCGATGGCTGCTCTGCCTTCGGTTCATCAGCGACGACCTGATCCAGCTCGATATCTGTCGGGGATTCTTCCGAAGCAGCCTGGGCTTCTTCAACTTCCGGTTCGGCCACCGGCTCTTCGGCTTCAGGTTTTTTCTCGACAGCCTTTTTACGACGGCGGATGATTCCGGGATTAATCCGTTGTTCCTCGATCTTCATTTCCTGACCGGTTTGAGCCGCTTCGAATTTCAGAACATCATCATCACTCAGAATACTCTCCGTATCGCTCGCATCAATACCGAGGTCGGACAGCTTCTGAAGAATTTCAGCATCATCGATACCGAACTTCTTGGCCAATTCGTGAACATGTGTCTTGCCCATCAATTCTCCCCTGCTATTTTCTGAAATCTGGAAATTTCCAGTGCTATTAATTCAGCAAAATGCTTATCTTTTATGCCAACACAATTCCGGTTATCCCGACCGAGAATTTTTCCGAGCTCTTCCTGGCTCGAGAAACGCGCCATCGCACAATCGGTGACTTCGGCGCTTGCTTTCAACTCATTCAGTGAGCGATCCGAGGCATCATTGGCAATAACCAGACAACGAATCTCGTTACGTTCAAGAAAAGATTGCAACGCGCTCCGGCCGCTTGCTACCGCTCCGGCCTTGCGGGCAATCCCGAGCAACCCCAGGATTCTCTGATTTATTGCTTCGCGGATCGTCGTTAAAATTCCATCCGGGTCAACCTCTGCTGTTTTATGTCGAAAAGCGCGGTCGAAAGCATTACTACGAACCGCATTTTCAACACATCGCCGGTCGGCACAGGTATAAGCGCCCCGTCCGGGGAGTCGATCCCGATAATCGACATAAACCTTCTGCTCCGGACCGGCCACATAGCGGATGAACTGATCCTGTTCTCCTTTTTTACGACAGGTAACGCAGGTCCTTTCAACCGTCCGGCTTCCACGGGTCATATATCTTGCTCTACATCCTCCTCGGCCTTCGGGTCAGCCGATGCATGTATCGTTTCATCATCCTCATCAACTTCCGGAGTCAGATTCGGCAGGATCTCCGCAAGTTTTTCCGCGAGCTCTTCCTTGCCGAGGCTGCTACGTCCCGGAATAGCATGTTGCTTCGCCATTTGATACAGTTCGTCCTTGGTGTATTTTTCAAGAAGCGATTCCGTTGTGATTTCATCTGACGCCTCTTCTTCGGCCGCGGCTTCTTCAAGTTCGGCCTCGGCAGCTCTCGACTCGCTCTTGATATCGATCCGCCAATTACTCAGTTTGGCCGCCAGACGAACGTTTTGACCTTTTTTGCCGATCGCCAGCGACAGCTGATCGTCCGGAACGATGATTTCGAGGGCCTGTTCCTCATTATCGACATAAACCCGCGTCACCTCTGCCGGAGAAAGTGCCGAGCAGGCAAAACGCGCAATATCGGGCGTCCAGGGAATAATATCGATTTTCTCCCCGCGTAGTTCGGAAACAACATTCTGCACACGCGAGCCGCGCATGCCGACACAGGCACCAACCGGATCGACATCGGAATCATGAGAAACAACAGCGATCTTGGTTCTACTGCCAGGTTCGCGAGCAACTCCCATGATTTCAACGATTCCTTCAGAAATCTCCGGAACCTCGGAACTGAAAAGCGACGCCACGACCCCCGGGTGAGTTCGCGAAAGAATAATCTGCGGACCCTTTGGTGAAAGCTTGACTTCAGAAAGGTACGCGCGAACGCGGTCACCCTGACGATAATTCTCGCGCGGGACCTGTTCGCGATGCGGCAGCAAAGCCTCGGTCCGGCCGAGATCAATAATCAGGTCACCGCGCTCATAGCGACGAACGATGCCATTTAGCAGTTCGCCAATGCGATCCTTGAATTCATTGTAAATCCCTTCACGCTCGGCTTCGCGAACCTTCTGGATAATAACCTGTTTGGCGGTCTGGGCGGCAATCCGGCTGAAGCCGGTTGCATCAAGTTTCATCCCGAGTGAGTCACCAGGTTCAGCATCGGGTTCAATCTCTCGTGCTTCGCTAAGAGTTATCTCCTGATACGAGTCTTCAACTTCCTCGACAACCGTAACAAATTCGAAAAGTTCAACTTCGCCGATCTCGTTATTGAAATGCGCCTCGAGATCACGCGTGTTACGATATTTCTTGTTTGCCGCCGAAAGGACAGCCGACTCGAGTGCCTCAACCAGCACTTCACGGTTTATCCCTTTGTCTTTGACGACCTGATCGATGACATGATTCAGATTAAGGACCATCAGTGTTCCCCTTGATATATATTCTTTAATTGTTCAGGCAATCGAAACCGCCAGATTTAAAATTCCGGATCGAGGTTGGCCTCACCAATCTCGGTCAAGGCGATTTCAACCTCGCCACCTTTTTTGTCGGTTTGTTCAATCCGGATTCTCCCATCGTGAACTCCCTGAAGAATTCCGGTAAAAGTCTTCCTTTCGTAGCCGCGACCGTCCGGATCGACCAGATTAATGGTCTTAACCTTGACCCGGTGTTCGGCAAAGCGCTCAAAATCCTGAGGCTTCTTGAGTGGTCGATCGAGCCCCGGCGATGAAACTTCGAGCCGATAGGCAGGCTCGATAATATCCTCAACTTCAAGCAGGGCACCAATCTCGCGACTGACCGAAGCACAATCATCAAGCCCGACCCCGCCATCCTTGTCGATAAAGATGCGCAGAAACCACTCGGGGCCTTCCTGCTTGAACTCGAGATCAACCAGTTCGTACGCCATATCTTCCAGAACCGGTTCAATCAGATCGAGCAACTCATCAACCAGTGATCGTTTCATCAAGCTCATTACGGTCTCCGAAAAACAAAAAAAGTGAGCCGGAGCTCACTTTTCTTATGATTCAATTCGAAAAGTAATGAATGTTTAACACAATTCAGCTGAATATTGCAAGCCGTTATTTAAGCTTTTTTCAGCTCTATTCCCCGACTGCCGGCGGTACGGCAACCGGCAGTCAGGCTAAGTTGTCCCGGTTCGCTCAAGTACGGAAATCGATTCGATATGCCAGGTCTGAGGAAACATGTCATAAGGTCGCATCGAAACGATTCGATAGCCATTACCGAGCAGGAGTTTAAGATCACGGTACAGGGTCATCGGGTCACAGGAGACATAAACAACCCGACCAGGCTTATATCTGCACAGTTTACGCATGACATCATAAGCACCCGACCGTGGCGGATCGAGGACAACCGTATCGAACTGCATCTGCGGCCAGAGCTTGTCGATCGCAAGTTCCGCCGTATCGGCCCGGAATTCCAGATTATCGGATTGCAGCAATTGCGCATTGCTTCGGGCCGCTAGGATCGCCGGCAAGTAATCTTCGACTCCGCAGACAAAAGCAGCCTTTTCAGCCAATGGCAGAGAAAAGTTCCCAACCCCGCAATACAGGTCGAGGACTCGCGTATCGGCTGCTACCGCGGCTACTACAGCACTGACCAGGCTCTTGTTCTGCTCGAGGTTTACCTGGACGAAACCACCAGCAGGGAACATCAACTCCATCGGCGACCCCGGAAGCGGACGGATAATCTGCTGTTTGCCCGGAAAAAGTTCGACGAGAGCCCCCTTATGACCAAGCCGGGCGAATATGGAGCAACCGTCAGTCTCGACGATCGGCTTCAGGACTTCCAGCAGCCGATCCGGATCGCTTCCGGGAGAATGAATAATCACTGAGAGTTGACCATAAACATCAACCGAGAGATCGAACTGCCGGAGGTGGTGAATCGGGGGACCGACGCTGAGTTGTTTTTTGAGCGCACGAAAAAAACGGTTCAGTTCGGGGGCGAGCAGCGGGCACTCTTCAATATCAACGATATAATGACTGGCCGGCCGGTAGAAGCCGGCAATCAGCCCCTCCCCTGTTGTACGGCACTTGACCTGGGCCCGGCAGCGATAGTTCCAGGGCGAGGGAGATGCAACAATCGGCCTGACACTGCCAGATTCAACCGCCAGGGAACGCACGGCGGACTCGAGAAAAAGAGATTCTTTCCATTGCAGCTGCCGGGCATACGGCAAATGCTGCCACTGACAGCCGCCGCATTCAGCGGCGACGGGGCACTCAGGATCGATCCGGTCCGGGGACGGTGTCAGAACCTCGAGCAGCTCGGCATCACTATAACGTTTGTGGTCTTTAACGATCCGGCACCGAACCTTTTCACCCGGGATGACGTCCGGAACAAAAACCGCTTTACCGGCATGCCGACCGATGCCACGACCGCCGAACGACAGGTTATCGATCGTCAATTCAATCATGAAGATTCACGAGTACCCGGCTGCGTTCCTTGCGGTTGGCAAGCTGCCGGGCAACAAAACGGGCGGCAAAATCGTTGCTCTCCATATACTGCAACGCATTCTTTGCAAAATTTTCAATCAGTTCAGACTGGACCTTTTCAACATCGGCGCCGGCAACTCCCATCTGCCTGAGCAGCTTCCTGTATTCTATCGATGCCCCGAAAAACTTGCGGGCTTTTTCCAGATCGTCGACACTGACCCGGGGAGAGACCAGCTCCGTGGTCAGATCGATGCGGCAGCGAACAGTGACCTTGACCTGGTGATAATCACCGAAATAGCGGTTGCCATGTTCGCAAAAATCGACTTTCAGTCCGTTCTTGAGATTTTTGGAGCAGATGATTCGTTCATTCATCTTCGCCACTTCCCTTTTTCCGCCGCTCCGATTCGACCCAGTCGATCCGGCTTAACAGACCGCGCAGAATCCGCACTTCGCGATCATTGAGCAGCGCCCGGCCGAATATGCGCCGGTAGGTATGCAGAATATGATCCGGGTTCCCGGGATCAAGGTATTCGATATCGAGTAACGTCCGGCGCATGTGATCATACAACTGCTCGAGGGTTTTGCCATCGGCCAATGCCTTGCGCCCATGTTTTTCGGCATTTTCAAAACCTGACCGTGAGAGTTCATAAAGGCAGATTGCAACCGACTGCGCCAGATTCATTGACGGGAGATCACGGCTGGTCGGAATCGTTATGAAACGCTGGCAGAGATCGAGCTCTTCGGTCAGCAGCCCCTTGTCCTCGCGGCCGAAAACCAGAGCGCAGGCACCCTGCCCCGGCATGCCGGAGGGAACGAATTGACCGATTTCATCAGGATGAAGAAAATCTTCCCGGTATTTTCCAAATCGGCGGGTTGTGCCAAGAGCGATTCGACAATCGGCCAGCGCGGCATCAAGACTTCCGTGAACAACGGCATTCTCAAGAATCGGTGCAGCCTTGACCG
This window contains:
- a CDS encoding transcription termination/antitermination protein NusA; the protein is MVLNLNHVIDQVVKDKGINREVLVEALESAVLSAANKKYRNTRDLEAHFNNEIGEVELFEFVTVVEEVEDSYQEITLSEAREIEPDAEPGDSLGMKLDATGFSRIAAQTAKQVIIQKVREAEREGIYNEFKDRIGELLNGIVRRYERGDLIIDLGRTEALLPHREQVPRENYRQGDRVRAYLSEVKLSPKGPQIILSRTHPGVVASLFSSEVPEISEGIVEIMGVAREPGSRTKIAVVSHDSDVDPVGACVGMRGSRVQNVVSELRGEKIDIIPWTPDIARFACSALSPAEVTRVYVDNEEQALEIIVPDDQLSLAIGKKGQNVRLAAKLSNWRIDIKSESRAAEAELEEAAAEEEASDEITTESLLEKYTKDELYQMAKQHAIPGRSSLGKEELAEKLAEILPNLTPEVDEDDETIHASADPKAEEDVEQDI
- a CDS encoding RNA methyltransferase: MIELTIDNLSFGGRGIGRHAGKAVFVPDVIPGEKVRCRIVKDHKRYSDAELLEVLTPSPDRIDPECPVAAECGGCQWQHLPYARQLQWKESLFLESAVRSLAVESGSVRPIVASPSPWNYRCRAQVKCRTTGEGLIAGFYRPASHYIVDIEECPLLAPELNRFFRALKKQLSVGPPIHHLRQFDLSVDVYGQLSVIIHSPGSDPDRLLEVLKPIVETDGCSIFARLGHKGALVELFPGKQQIIRPLPGSPMELMFPAGGFVQVNLEQNKSLVSAVVAAVAADTRVLDLYCGVGNFSLPLAEKAAFVCGVEDYLPAILAARSNAQLLQSDNLEFRADTAELAIDKLWPQMQFDTVVLDPPRSGAYDVMRKLCRYKPGRVVYVSCDPMTLYRDLKLLLGNGYRIVSMRPYDMFPQTWHIESISVLERTGTT
- a CDS encoding DUF503 domain-containing protein, which encodes MIVGVLRIELQLYSPQSLKEKRSVVRKILGRCRERFPVSCAETGLHDPWQRSEIGFVITGSDDESFDALFEKIESEIIRTGLAEICTRSTDIFHY
- a CDS encoding 30S ribosome-binding factor RbfA → MEFKRSHRVGEAILKELSVIFINGLKDPRIGYVTLTAVDVTADLGIAKVYYTVIGDEETRARTAQGIEKAKTFIRRQLAQKLSLRQVPELIFKYDKSIDYGNHIDTLLKDIADEQNDDQSDS
- a CDS encoding RNA methyltransferase, which gives rise to MNRKFDQVKIVLVAPQGALNIGSVARAMANFGFLNLHLVSPQADHLGNEARRMAVKAAPILENAVVHGSLDAALADCRIALGTTRRFGKYREDFLHPDEIGQFVPSGMPGQGACALVFGREDKGLLTEELDLCQRFITIPTSRDLPSMNLAQSVAICLYELSRSGFENAEKHGRKALADGKTLEQLYDHMRRTLLDIEYLDPGNPDHILHTYRRIFGRALLNDREVRILRGLLSRIDWVESERRKKGSGEDE
- a CDS encoding ribosome maturation factor, which produces MKRSLVDELLDLIEPVLEDMAYELVDLEFKQEGPEWFLRIFIDKDGGVGLDDCASVSREIGALLEVEDIIEPAYRLEVSSPGLDRPLKKPQDFERFAEHRVKVKTINLVDPDGRGYERKTFTGILQGVHDGRIRIEQTDKKGGEVEIALTEIGEANLDPEF
- a CDS encoding translation initiation factor IF-2, producing the protein MGKTHVHELAKKFGIDDAEILQKLSDLGIDASDTESILSDDDVLKFEAAQTGQEMKIEEQRINPGIIRRRKKAVEKKPEAEEPVAEPEVEEAQAASEESPTDIELDQVVADEPKAEQPSAEEKAEKTDESEAEESQEQKETEAPTKPEKVTKASPNQAKILGRVELPTPAEKKPRRPASPDRKKPSGRPAAAAAAAPGTGPGPGEVPPPEKEGRGKKRKKGKERVDFGPGEKPRRRGRREVFEPDRDFGRNKKNRRQAKPAKKTEITVSKAIKRIIKISDVITVGELAKRMGVKANDLIRELMNQGQMVTINHPLDFETAALLASEFSYEVENIAFDEETILEKSDIATNKEEDSVEDLEERSPVVTIMGHVDHGKTSLLDAVRATSVTEGEAGGITQHIGAYEVEINGRKIAFLDTPGHEAFTAMRSRGAQVTDIVVLVVAADDGVMPQTKEAINHARAAGVPLIVAVNKIDKPDANPDRVKQELADYELVPEDWGGDTIFVEVSAKQQTNLDQLLEMILLQAEVLELKANPNKKAKGTVVEARLDKGRGPVATILVQEGTLKIGDPVVTGVHYGRVRTMVDDLGKTVEKAGPSCPVEVTGLSGVPDAGDNLHAVEDEKTAKDVAQHRQQKLREAEMAQSSKVSLEQLYAQIQQGDVKELKTIIKADVQGSVEAVKDSLNKLSTDNCRLIVIHTAVGGITESDITLASASNAIVLGFNVRPEGKATVLAEKEGVDIRLYNIIYDAVDDIRNAMEGLLAPTFQEKAMGRIEVRETFHVSKVGTIAGCYVLDGKVMRNAKARLVRDSIVIWEGSLNSLKRFKDDVKEVQAGYECGLGLENYNDIKVGDIIEAYEMEEIKSTL